The following coding sequences lie in one Psychrobacter arenosus genomic window:
- the rpmB gene encoding 50S ribosomal protein L28 — MSRVCQVTGKRPMVGNNVSHANNKTRRRFLPNLHNHRFWVESENRFVRLRVSTKGMRMIDKLGIDQVLADMRAQGQKV, encoded by the coding sequence ATGTCTCGAGTATGCCAAGTGACTGGGAAGCGCCCTATGGTGGGTAATAATGTTTCGCACGCAAACAATAAAACCCGTCGTCGCTTTCTGCCAAACCTTCATAACCATCGTTTTTGGGTAGAGTCAGAAAACCGTTTTGTACGCCTACGTGTTTCTACCAAAGGTATGCGTATGATTGATAAGCTAGGTATTGATCAAGTTCTAGCTGACATGCGCGCGCAAGGTCAAAAGGTTTAA
- the rpmG gene encoding 50S ribosomal protein L33, with protein MRDKIKLVSTAGTGYYYTTTKNKRTMPGKMEIKKFDPKVRQHVIFKEAKIK; from the coding sequence ATGAGAGATAAAATCAAATTGGTATCTACTGCAGGTACTGGGTATTACTACACTACCACCAAAAACAAACGCACTATGCCTGGCAAAATGGAGATCAAAAAGTTTGATCCTAAAGTACGCCAGCACGTTATCTTCAAAGAAGCTAAAATTAAGTAA